A region of Rhodamnia argentea isolate NSW1041297 chromosome 9, ASM2092103v1, whole genome shotgun sequence DNA encodes the following proteins:
- the LOC115752921 gene encoding probable aquaporin NIP5-1: MPESPTAASAPATPGTPAPLFPGMRVDSLSYDRKSMPRCKCLPVNAPTWGEPHTCFTDFPVPDISLTRKVGAEFVGTFILIFAAAAGSIVNQKYTGSETLIGSAACAGLAVMIIILSTGHISGAHLNPSLTIAFAALRHFPWVHVPAYIAARVSASICASFALKGVFHPYMAGGVTIPSVSHGQAFALEFLITFNLLFVVTAVATDTRAVGELAGIAVGATVMLNILVSGPASGGSMNPVRTLGPAVAAGNYRALWIYLVAPTLGALAGAGTYTVVKLRDDEADPPRPVRSFRR; this comes from the exons aTGCCAGAATCGCCAACAGCAGCATCAGCGCCGGCGACGCCGGGGACGCCGGCGCCACTGTTCCCAGGGATGAGGGTGGACTCGCTGTCGTACGACAGGAAGTCAATGCCGCGCTGCAAGTGCCTCCCGGTGAACGCTCCCACGTGGGGCGAGCCCCACACGTGCTTCACCGATTTCCCCGTTCCGGACATCTCTCTCACACGCAAG GTTGGAGCTGAATTTGTGGGAACCTTCATCCTGATATTCGCGGCAGCGGCCGGGTCAATTGTGAACCAGAAGTACACCGGCTCCGAGACGCTGATTGGCAGCGCGGCGTGCGCGGGGCTCGCGGTGATGATCATCATCCTGTCGACCGGCCACATCTCGGGAGCTCACCTGAACCCCTCCCTCACCATCGCCTTTGCGGCCCTCCGCCACTTCCCTTGGGTCCACGTCCCCGCCTACATCGCCGCCCGGGTCTCGGCCTCGATTTGCGCTTCGTTCGCTCTCAAGGGCGTCTTCCACCCGTACATGGCGGGCGGCGTCACTATCCCTTCCGTCAGCCATGGCCAAGCCTTCGCGCTCGAGTTTCTAATCACTTTCAACCTCTTGTTCGTCGTCACCGCCGTCGCCACCGACACTCGCGCG GTTGGAGAGTTGGCGGGTATAGCTGTTGGAGCCACGGTTATGCTCAACATTCTTGTTTCGGG GCCAGCTAGCGGCGGCTCGATGAACCCAGTTCGCACCCTAGGCCCGGCCGTGGCGGCCGGGAACTACAGAGCCCTGTGGATCTACCTGGTGGCCCCGACGCTCGGAGCTCTGGCCGGAGCCGGCACCTACACGGTTGTCAAGCTCCGGGACGACGAGGCCGACCCGCCCCGCCCGGTCCGGAGCTTCCGGCGCTAG